The Teredinibacter sp. KSP-S5-2 genome includes a window with the following:
- a CDS encoding GNAT family protein, whose amino-acid sequence MKKQITEKISIEYIEEKHAQILFDLTDSNRVYLRKWLPWVDRVNTVEDTATFIAEAKNKQGKESAASFALFFNDSLCGVVGFHEINTITQTGMIGYWLAEAFTGKGIMTTAVKAVSIMGFKQYDLHKIIIRCADKNNKSRAIPERLGFLCEAVLQKRHQLYDQDIDVAVYSLQREKCAWLTE is encoded by the coding sequence ATGAAAAAACAGATAACAGAAAAAATATCCATTGAGTATATTGAGGAAAAGCATGCTCAAATACTGTTTGATTTAACCGACTCAAATCGTGTCTATTTGCGTAAGTGGCTTCCGTGGGTGGATAGAGTCAACACCGTTGAAGATACTGCGACATTTATTGCGGAGGCAAAAAACAAACAGGGAAAAGAAAGTGCTGCCAGCTTCGCACTTTTCTTTAATGATTCTCTTTGTGGTGTTGTGGGATTTCACGAAATTAACACAATCACGCAAACGGGAATGATAGGCTATTGGCTGGCTGAAGCGTTTACTGGAAAGGGCATTATGACAACCGCAGTTAAAGCCGTTTCTATTATGGGCTTTAAGCAGTACGATTTGCATAAAATTATTATTCGCTGTGCGGATAAAAATAATAAAAGCCGGGCGATCCCGGAACGGCTTGGTTTTTTATGTGAAGCGGTTCTGCAAAAAAGACATCAGCTTTACGATCAGGATATTGATGTTGCAGTTTATAGTTTACAACGCGAAAAATGTGCGTGGCTGACTGAATAA
- a CDS encoding manganese efflux pump MntP family protein: protein MLEALLLAVALSMDAFAVSIGLGSKRQKSPLALGLIAGVYFGVFQAMMPLIGFLGGKGMLGWVESYAPWLAFFLLLLIGGKMIYEAFSEGIEEDIANITHRLLLTLAIATSIDALAAGFALTVLDVSPLLACGIIGITTFLFSVLGVFIGVKSGTWLESKAEILGGIILILIGIKILLG, encoded by the coding sequence GTGTTAGAAGCATTACTATTGGCTGTCGCCCTCAGTATGGACGCCTTCGCCGTATCCATTGGTCTGGGTTCAAAACGACAAAAAAGTCCGCTGGCGCTAGGATTAATCGCTGGAGTCTATTTTGGTGTATTCCAGGCCATGATGCCTCTCATCGGTTTTCTCGGAGGCAAGGGAATGCTTGGATGGGTTGAATCCTATGCCCCCTGGTTGGCTTTCTTCCTGCTGCTGCTAATCGGCGGAAAAATGATTTATGAGGCATTTTCAGAGGGAATTGAAGAAGACATCGCCAACATAACCCACCGACTGCTACTTACTCTGGCCATTGCAACCAGCATCGACGCGCTGGCTGCAGGCTTTGCTTTAACGGTGCTTGATGTCAGCCCACTACTTGCCTGCGGAATAATCGGTATCACCACATTTTTATTTAGCGTTTTAGGAGTGTTTATCGGTGTAAAAAGCGGCACCTGGCTGGAGTCTAAAGCCGAAATACTGGGTGGCATCATTCTGATATTGATCGGAATAAAAATTCTGCTTGGCTAA
- a CDS encoding fused MFS/spermidine synthase, with product MAKPNKSKFQTEINEIPLLDRIVFYFTVSITGAAVMMIELMGTRIIGPFFGVSLVVWSSLLSVALLALALGYFWGGRFADRIAWLRLSHIILAAAVWIGAIPWLSEPVQLMMNSLGLRLGALGSAFVLFTFPLFMLGMVGPYVIKIATRRLDVIGSTVGNVYAMSTLGSVVGTLLLGFYLLPLAGVELIVLSLSGTLIGLSLLLFLYESKYLPQIESIPLKASVAFFVLALATLFASVLKPEKKYLGYEVLFDKEGRYGWVRVVDKKDENLRYLLADASTIGAESLITRQPMLSYQEIVKLVTAFNREGKDLLLVGLGSGHLVTSLAEEGIRSDAIEIDPLVVEAAENFFNYQPTGDTIVGDARYQIKKIKKKYDFIVHDCFTGGAEPVHLLSREMISELKGMLKPGGILAINFVGFNKKQKDNPVQSVAYTIDQEFKHRKSYVSVPNAEWNDFIFFASDTALELSHSTKQDAMAQTTLRKHEIYINGYGGRLITDDYNPMETMQIAKAEYYREILVDRLGQDILFR from the coding sequence ATGGCTAAGCCAAATAAATCAAAATTTCAAACAGAAATAAACGAAATCCCATTACTTGATCGCATAGTGTTTTATTTCACTGTATCCATTACGGGTGCAGCTGTGATGATGATTGAGCTGATGGGGACACGTATTATCGGCCCGTTTTTCGGAGTCAGCCTCGTGGTTTGGTCGTCGTTATTGTCTGTTGCGCTTTTGGCGCTCGCACTGGGTTATTTTTGGGGTGGACGGTTTGCCGATAGAATTGCGTGGTTGCGATTGTCTCATATTATTTTGGCAGCGGCGGTGTGGATTGGGGCTATTCCCTGGTTAAGTGAGCCGGTGCAATTAATGATGAATTCATTAGGTTTGCGTCTGGGTGCTCTGGGCAGCGCGTTTGTCTTATTTACTTTCCCATTGTTTATGCTGGGTATGGTCGGGCCTTACGTCATCAAAATTGCCACGCGTCGGCTGGACGTGATCGGTTCTACCGTTGGCAATGTGTATGCGATGAGTACCTTGGGAAGCGTTGTAGGAACTTTGTTGTTAGGGTTTTATTTATTACCTTTAGCCGGTGTGGAATTAATTGTTCTTTCTCTCAGTGGGACATTGATCGGATTATCTTTGCTGTTATTTCTATATGAATCAAAATACTTACCTCAGATTGAAAGTATTCCGCTAAAAGCTTCGGTGGCGTTTTTTGTCCTTGCTTTAGCTACATTATTTGCTTCTGTTTTGAAACCGGAAAAGAAATATTTGGGTTATGAGGTTCTTTTTGATAAAGAAGGTCGCTATGGCTGGGTTCGCGTAGTCGATAAAAAAGATGAAAATCTGCGTTATTTGCTTGCGGATGCCTCGACTATTGGTGCTGAAAGCCTGATAACTCGCCAGCCAATGCTGAGCTACCAGGAGATTGTGAAGTTGGTTACCGCGTTTAACCGAGAGGGGAAAGATTTGTTGTTGGTTGGCCTGGGAAGTGGCCACCTGGTCACAAGCTTGGCAGAGGAAGGTATTCGCAGCGATGCTATAGAAATCGACCCGCTGGTTGTGGAGGCCGCAGAAAATTTTTTTAATTATCAGCCCACGGGCGACACCATAGTGGGTGACGCTCGCTACCAAATAAAAAAAATTAAAAAGAAATACGATTTTATTGTTCACGATTGTTTTACCGGTGGTGCGGAACCCGTCCACTTGCTTTCACGGGAGATGATTTCTGAGCTGAAGGGTATGTTAAAGCCAGGTGGTATTCTGGCGATAAATTTTGTGGGGTTTAACAAAAAACAAAAAGATAATCCGGTTCAGTCAGTAGCCTACACAATCGATCAAGAGTTTAAACACCGTAAATCGTATGTTTCGGTACCCAATGCAGAATGGAATGATTTTATCTTCTTTGCATCTGATACTGCTTTGGAGCTCAGCCATAGCACCAAACAGGATGCTATGGCTCAGACGACGCTTCGCAAACACGAAATATACATTAATGGTTATGGTGGCAGACTGATTACTGACGACTACAATCCAATGGAAACCATGCAAATTGCTAAAGCGGAATACTACCGGGAAATATTGGTCGACCGTCTTGGGCAGGATATTCTGTTTCGTTAA
- a CDS encoding lytic polysaccharide monooxygenase has protein sequence MKNLCNTRSSLPKGLAWVAVLGSLFLSQLALAHGYVNSPGSRAYLCSTGANTNCGQVQYEPQSVEGPDGFPSAGPIDGEIASGGGAFPPLDVQSSSRWTKNNISAGSNAFTWTFTAAHVTADWRYYITKSGWDQNSPLSRASFDLNPFCVVQGNGQPPSPMTHNCNVPSRSGYHVILAVWDVADTANTFYNAIDVNFGGGSSSSSSSSSSSSSSSSSSSSSSSSSSSSSSGGGGDCPQYVSGNTYSTGDLVSNVGNNYECAVSGWCSAGGSYEPGVGWAWEYAWNGAAAGACGGSSTSSSSSSSSSSSSSSSSSSSSSSSSSSSSSGGATCSGLAVWDSASVYTGGNTVQYNGVQYTANWWNQGANPEQNSGPWQVWTNNGACN, from the coding sequence ATGAAGAATCTATGCAATACTCGATCGAGCCTGCCGAAAGGCTTGGCTTGGGTCGCCGTTCTCGGCAGCCTTTTTCTTTCTCAATTAGCGCTGGCACATGGCTATGTAAATTCTCCCGGTTCGCGGGCTTATTTATGTAGTACTGGAGCCAATACCAACTGTGGTCAGGTGCAATATGAACCTCAGAGTGTGGAAGGACCCGATGGTTTCCCCAGTGCCGGACCAATCGATGGTGAAATTGCTTCTGGTGGTGGAGCGTTTCCTCCTCTTGATGTCCAGTCCTCATCACGTTGGACTAAAAACAATATCAGCGCCGGCTCCAATGCTTTCACTTGGACCTTTACCGCAGCGCACGTTACTGCTGACTGGCGTTACTACATCACTAAATCCGGTTGGGATCAAAATTCGCCGCTTTCGCGTGCGTCCTTCGATTTAAATCCGTTCTGTGTTGTGCAAGGTAACGGTCAACCACCGTCACCCATGACGCATAACTGTAACGTACCCAGCCGCAGTGGTTACCACGTAATTCTAGCCGTTTGGGATGTGGCGGATACAGCAAACACGTTCTATAACGCTATCGATGTGAATTTTGGTGGTGGTTCCAGTTCGTCATCGTCAAGTTCAAGCAGCAGTTCTTCCAGCTCAAGCAGTAGTAGCAGTAGCTCATCGTCCAGTAGTTCTTCCAGTTCTGGTGGTGGTGGAGATTGTCCTCAATATGTATCTGGTAATACCTACAGCACTGGTGATTTGGTTTCTAATGTAGGTAATAACTATGAGTGTGCGGTAAGTGGTTGGTGTTCTGCCGGCGGATCATACGAACCAGGTGTAGGCTGGGCTTGGGAATATGCATGGAATGGCGCAGCCGCAGGTGCTTGTGGTGGATCTTCGACGTCCTCTAGTAGCTCGTCTTCTTCCAGCAGCTCATCCAGTAGTTCGTCCAGTTCATCATCAAGCAGCTCATCCAGTAGTTCATCTAGCGGCGGTGCGACTTGTAGCGGCCTGGCGGTTTGGGATAGCGCATCTGTATACACAGGTGGAAACACCGTTCAGTACAACGGTGTGCAGTACACCGCAAATTGGTGGAACCAGGGGGCAAACCCAGAGCAAAACTCAGGGCCTTGGCAAGTATGGACAAATAACGGCGCCTGTAATTAA